The genomic window CCTCGACGTTCTCGGGGGTCACCACGGCGCACATGCGCTCCTGCGACTCGCTGGAGAGGATCTCCGCGGGCGTCATGTTGGCCGCGCGCAGCGGGACCTTGGTCAGGTCGATGTGCATGCCGCCGTCGCCCGCCGCCGCGAGTTCGGAGGTGGCGCAGGACAGTCCGGCGCCGCCGAGGTCCTGGATGCCGACGACCAGCTTCGCCGCGTACAGCTCGAGACAGCACTCGATGAGCACCTTCTCGGTGAACGGGTCGCCCACCTGGACGCTGGGCAGCTTCTTGCGTCCGGCGCCGGACTCGTCGCCGGAGAAGGTGTCCGAGGCGAGCACCGAGACGCCGCCGATGCCGTCGAGGCCGGTGCGTGCGCCGAACAGGATGATCTTGTTGCCGGTGCCGGAGGCGAAGGCCAGATGCAGGTCCTCGACCCGCATCACGCCCGCGCACAGCGCGTTGACCAGCGGGTTGCCCTGGTAGGAGGCGTCGAACACGGTCTCGCCGCCGACGTTCGGCAGGCCGAGCGAGTTGCCGTAGCCGCCGACGCCGCGCACCACGCCGTCGACGACGCGGCGGGTGTCGGCCGCGTCCGCCGCGCCGAAGCGCAGCTGGTCCATCACCGCGATCGGGCGCGCGCCCATCGCCATGATGTCGCGCACGATGCCGCCGACGCCGGTGGCCGCGCCCTGGTAGGGCTCGACGTAGGACGGGTGGTTGTGGCTCTCCACCTTGAAGGTGACCGCCCAGCCGTCGCCGACGTCGACCACGCCGGCGTTCTCACCGATGCCCGCGAGCATGGACTCGCGCATCTCGTCGGTGGTGGTCTGTCCGAAGTAGCGCAGGTGCACCTTGGAGGACTTGTAGGAGCAGTGCTCGCTCCACATCACCGAGTACATCGCCAGCTCGGCGTCGGTGGGCCGACGGCCGAGGATCTCCTTGATGCGGGCGTACTCGTCGTCCTTGAGACCCAGCTCTTTGTAGGGTTGCGCCACATCGGGGGTAGCTGCGGCTGCGCTGACGGTGTCGACCTGCGGAGTCACGGAGTACCAGGGTCCTTTCGGCCGGGCCATCGGGGTGGGCGAACGCGCGCGGTGCGGCGGCGAACGTCGGCACTGAATTTCGGCGAGATGCCTGGGGTCAGTTTAGAGGGCGGGTGGTGCGGGCCCGCAGGTGAGGGGCTCGGCCGCGTCCGGCGCCGCGCGTACCTCCGCCTTCTTCCGGCCGTGCCGGTCCCGGAGTCCGGCCGGACGCCTCCGCGGCCGGAGATCGGTCGCCCGGCGAGGCGGAGCCGATACCGGGGTCGGCGGCGTTGATTACTCTGTCCGGGTGAGCGAACGATCGGGGGTTGCGAATTCGGCCGAGGTTGCCACGGAGGACGCGCACCCGGATGTCGCCGAATCCGCCGCCGACTCGTCGCCGCGTTCGCCGATGTCATCGAGGCAGTTGCGCTGGCTCGGCGCCGCGCTCGCGTTGTTCCTGGTCTCCGCGGTGGTCTCGCTGCTGGTGCACTGGTGGGGCGGGTACATAGATCTGCGGGTCTATCGCAACGGCGCCCGGGTCTGGCTGGACGGCGGCGAGCTGTACGGCCCGATGCCGCCGGTGTTCGGAATCGGCCTTCCGTTCACCTATCCCCCGCTGGCCGCGCTGTTCTTCGCGCCGCTCGCGCTGATGCCGCTGCCGCTCGCCGAGGTGCTCGTGCTGGCCACCTCGCTCGGCAGCCTGGGCATCACGCTGTGGCTGGTGCTGGCAAGGATCCGGCCGGAGCTCGACCGGACGGCCATGCTGCCCTTGGTGATCGCCGCGGTCGCTGCGGCGGGGTTCCTGGAACCGGTGCGGCAGACCTACGGGTTCGGCCAGATCAACCTGGTGCTGATGGCCGCCGTCGCGCTGGACTGCCTGGTGCGCAAGCCCTTCTGGCCGCGCGGCATGCTCATCGGAATCGCGGTGTCGATCAAGCTGATTCCGGCCGGTTACCTGCTGTACTTCCTGCTGCGCAGGGACTGGAAGGCCGCGGGCACCCTGGTTGTCTCGGCGATCGGCGCGGTCGGGCTCGCATTCCTGCTGTTCCCAAGCGATTCCGTGGACTACTGGTTCCACACGCTCTCCGACACCGGCCGCATCGGCCCGCCGTACTTCGCCGGTAACCAATCGCTCAAGGGCATGGCCTTCCGGCTCGGCGTCTCCGATTCCGCGGCCACCCTGATCTGGATCACGCTCTCGCTGGTGGCGGTCGCGCTGGCCGCGATCTGGATGCACCGGCTCATCGCCGCGGGCAACACCGTGGCCGCGCTGCTGGTCAACGCCGCCGCCGTGCTGCTCGTCTCGCCGGTCTCCTGGTCGCACCACTGGGTCTGGGTCGCGCCCGCCCTCGTCGTCGCCGCCGACGCCATCGTGCGGGTCCGCGAGGGCCGAGCACGAACCCCGCGCGGACGCTGGTTCACCACAACCGTCGCCGCCCTGACCGTCCTGTTCCTCATCGGCCCCCACTGGCTCCTGCCCCACTCCAAAGACCGCGAACTCGACTGGGCTTGGTGGCAACAACTCCTCGGCAGCAGCTACGTCCTCGTGACCTTCGCCATCTTCGTCTTCGCCGTCACCACCTACCGCCCCACTGTGACCCGCCCCACCGAAACCGCCCCGGCGATCGCCTGATTCGACCTCGCCGTCATATCGCGTAGAGACTGTTCGAGTCCACCAGAACCACATCCTCCGCGGCGGCGGCTTCGATCAGCGCGGGCACGAATCCCCCCGCGCTGTAACAAGCCAATCGTGTCCGGCTGGTGTCGAACTTGGCCGACAGGAGGTCCCGAATGCGGCGCAACCGGTCGAGATGGCCCAAGCCCATCGTGTCGTTCCATTTGGCTTCGCCGATGGACAACAGCGCTTCGCGCCCATCGGGAAGCTCCCCGAACACCGCGATGTCGACCTCGTGGGTCGTCTTCTGCGCGGGGTCGTTGACCATCCCGCTGGCCACCCTGGTGACGTGACCACCGAAGAAGTCCTCAGGTGCGTAGTCGGCGACCCAGGCGCGGCAGACCTCCTCGAAATGCGGGCCCAGCACGTTGCTTTCGTAGCGATGGCGCCGAAGTTGCCATAACCGCGCCGTTCGGCGTCCGCGTTCCCATTCGGTCCAGTCGGGACGCTGCACGGCTTGATAGAACGCGACAAGCGGCTCATTGATGCGGTAGATCATGCGGTTGCCACGAAAGGCATCGCGCTCGCGGCGCAACAGGCCACAGTCTTCGAGCACTGTGAGCGGATGCGTGATGTCGCTGGCCTTCCGCCCTACATACGAGGCGATCCCACCGCTGGTCGCGTTCCCCTGGGCCACGGCCGCCAAGACCGAGTGGTAGAGGCCAGGGTCGCGCAATCCCGGTTCCTCGCTGAGGAGATATCGCGCCTCGCGGAACAACGGACTCGACGGGTTGAGCACCGTTCGTAGCACCCAGTCGTCGAAATCCGCCAGGCTCGCGGGCACGTCTCCTTCGACGAATTCCCTTCGATAAGCGGGCGTTCCGCCCACGATCGAGTGCACCTGGATCGCCAATCTCGGATCGTCGATCCCCCAGAAATCCGCAGCGAGACGATAGTCCAGCGTCGGAACGATCAGCTCCAGTCCCGCTCGGCCGCGCAGCGGCGCGCCGCCGGACAGCAGCGAACCCATGAACGACATCGCCGACCCGCACAGCAACAACCTGGCCCGGGACCGCAGCCGCTGGGGCCTGCGTGGCGCCAACGCCGACTGAATGATCGACGGCAGTCCCGGACTCGCCTTCACCAGGTAGGGGAACTCGTCGATGACAACAGGGACCTCGCGGTTCTCGGTCACCGTCAAGAGCGCGTCGACAGCCTGGTGCCAATCCTCGAATCGAACGGGAAGCCCCGACCCGCTGAACTCCGCGACCGCCGCGGCGAAGTACCGCAGCGACTCGGCCTCGGTGGCCTGATCCGCCGCGAAATAGAATCCCCCGGTCGCCTCGCAGACCGCCTCCAGCAGGAACGTCTTACCCTGCCTGCGCCGACCAGACACCACCCCCAGCGTGGCGTGCGGCTGCCCACTGGTGACAAACCCCGCCAGTGCGCGCCACTCCCGCTCACGATCGAACATGTCGACGGGCTTCTCGAGCACACAGCCTCCGAATTTGAGGAAGTATATTTCCACTAACTATACTTCCTCAATCCGAGACCCGAAATACTCGCCTGACGCTCGATCCAGGAGGTGGCGGAGTGGCCGAGGAGAGCAGTGAGCATGGCGAACCCGCACCGGATTTCGGGCGTTGACGAGGCGTGTACATCGACAGCGGGTCGACCGCGAGGGACCTCGGGGACATGAAGTATCGCAGCGCGTTGCGATCGGGCACTGTCACGCCGGAGCGACTGGCTGCTGAACCCGAGCGCGACCAGCCAGTTCCGAGGCGTCCCCTACTCCACCGGCGTGAGGAACGCCGCGAGCGCCGCCGCGTAGGCGGGAACATCGTTGGCGCCCATCAACTCTCGGGCCGAGTGCATCGCGAGCTGGGGGGCGCCGACGTCGACGGTGGGCATGCCGGTGCGGGCAGCGGTCATCGGGCCGATGGTGGAACCGCAGGGCAGGTCGGCGCGGTGCACGTAGCGCTGCAACGGGACCGCCGCCTGGTCGCAGGCGAGGGCGAAGGCGCCCGCGCCGGTGGCGTCGGTGGCGTAGCGCAGGTTCTGGTTGACCTTGAGCACCGGTCCGCCGTTGATCTCGATGCGGTGCGCGGGTTCGTGCCGCTCGGGGTAGTTCGGGTGGGTGGCGTGCGCCATGTCGCCGGACGCGCAGATCGAACCGGCCAGCGCCGCAAGGTATTCGGCGCGACCACCGCCGCGGGCGAGCACGATCCGCTCCAGCACGGCGGGCAGCAGATCGGACTGGGCGCCGCGATCGGACTGGCTGCCGACCTCCTCGTGATCGAACATGGCGAGCACCGGCAGCGCCGCGCCCGGATCCTCCACCGCGGCGAGGAACGCCTGCAGTCCGGCGTAGCAGGTGCCCTGGTTGTCCAGCCGGGGCGCGCTGACCAGATCGCAGTCCCGTCCGACCAGCCTGCTCGGCTCGAGATCGTGCGTCATCAGCTCCCAGCCGAGCACCGCGGCCGGATCCACCTCCGCGCTCTCGGCGACGAAGGCCAGGAACGAGCGCGGCAGGTCGCCGACACCCCACACCGCGTTCACGTGCCGCTGCGGGTCGAGCGTGACGCCGCGTCGATCCTCGGAGAGGTGAATGGCCAGCTGCGGCACGCGCAGGATCGGGTCGTCGATGCGAATCAGCTGCTCGCGCACCTTGTTTCCGGCGCGCACCGTCAGCCTGCCCGAGATGCCGAGCTCGCGGTCCAGCCACGAGTTCAGCCACGCGCCGCCGTAGGGCTCGAGCCCGACCAGCTGCCAGCCCGCGGAGGCCAGATCCGGGTGCTGCTTCACCCGCAGGTTCGGGCTGTCGGTGTGCGCGCCGACGACGCGGAACGGCGCGTTCGGGCCCGTCCCCGACCAGGCGACCAGGGATCCACCGCGTACCACGTAGCGGCGTCCGGTCGCCTCCGCCGGCCAGACCGACGCCTCCTCGAGCTGGGTGAAGCCGTGCGTGTCCAGCTCCCGCGCGACCGTGCGGACCACGTGGAACGGCGAGGGAGAGTCATCGATGAACGCGCACAGACCATCGGCCGTGGCGGCGGTGGCGGAAACGGGCATGGGCCGATCCTAGGGCCCGACCGGCCTCCGCCGCCGACGCGGATACGCGGCAACTTCCGCCGACGCCGCTAAACTGACCCCCAGGCTGCGAACGAGAACATCCAGCAATCTCGCGTGAAGGGCAGGGGTTCGCATGACACTGCCGGGCGGGCGGCAGCACGACGCCGTCGAGATCGTCAACATCGCACCCCTGCGCGGCGCGGGCGCCATCATCGGGCCGTCCTGCGTGGCGGCCGCGAACCTGGCCATGGCCGAGATCAACAGCGGCACCGGCATTCTCGGCCGCGAGGTGTGCGTGACCACGATCGACGGCGGCGGTCCGCCGCAGCGCGTCTACGACGAGGTCTCGGCCCTGCTGGCGACCGGCATGGTGCACGCCGTCACCGGCATCCCGATGCCCGAGAATCGCGGCGCGATCATGCGCGCGGCGGCCGGTCGCGCACCGTGCCTGTTCGGTGTCGGCCACGACGGGCTCGCGGGTGCAGAGCCGGGCGTCTTCATGATCGGCGAGCATCCCGGCAGCCAGACGCTGGTAGCGGTGGACTGGCTCTACCGGGAGTTCGGCGCCAGGCGCTGGGTCGTGGTGGCCAGCGACTACCTCTGGTCGCGCCGGATGGCGCCCGTGCTCCGTGAGGTCCTCGCACCGCGGCACTCGGTGGTCGCCGAACACTATGTGCCGATCGGCGCCGAGAACTTCGACGCCGTGCTCGACGATCCCCGCCTGGACACGGCCGACGGCGTGATCCTGCTGCTGATCGGCGCCGACGCGGCCCGCTTCAACCGGGCGTTCACCGCGGCGGGACGCGCCGACCGCCAGTTCCGCACCGGCCCGACGATCGACGAAAACGTCCTGCTGGCAAGCGGACTCGACGCCAACCGCAATATCTACGTGCCCTCCAGCGTGATTCCCGATCGGCGCAGCGCGGGCCACCGCGATCTGCTCGACCGCTACCTGCGGCTGCACCACGGATTCGCCCCCGCCTTCAGCCGATTCGCCAACGGCGCCTACCGCTCGCTGCACGCGCTGCGCACGGCGGTCGACACCGCGGGCTCGTTCGAGACGGCGCGCATCCACGGCGCGCTGGCCGACCGCGCGGTCCTCGAAGGCCCGTCCGGCGAGTTCACCTTCCGCGGCGATCAGGTCGTGCAACCCACCTATGTCGCGCGCGCGACGGGCGTCGACTTCGAAACGCTCACCCTCGTGTGAGCGATCCCCCTTGACGTTTCTCCGCCGCCGCGACGGCCCTGCCCGGGCGGACGACGGCGCGGACTACGCCTCGGCGACCAGCTCCAGCAGCTTCTTCAGCTCGGCATAGCGCCGCGCGCCGATCTTGTTCTGCAACTGACGCTCCGCGAGCTCCTCCTCGGCGCGCACCGACGCGACCAGCTCGGCCCCCAGCCTGCTCAGCCCGATCAGAATGCGCCGCCGATCCTCCTCCGCGGCCACCCGGAAGATCAGTCCGCGCTCGGCGAGGAAGTCGGCGTGCCTGGTCGCCGAGGACGGCGCCAATTGCGAGCGGTTGGCCAACTCGCTCATCGTGATGCCGTTTTCGCTGGACAGATTGCACAGCATCGACCACTGATCCGGCGAAAGCTGCCTCGCACACAAAGCGGCATCGAGGTTACGTAGCCAACGTCGTTCCGCGGCACGCAGCGCCCCATGCAGCGTGGCATATCCGCTTAGAATGGTCGTCATTGATTTTCCCCGCCTGCTTTTTGAATTCGTTCGAACCAGAAGAAGAGTACCGAATGTCAGCGGTCGGCGAGAGCCCAGACGGCACGATAGAGATCCTGAACATAGTCCCCATGCAGGGACCTGGCGGGATCTTCGCGCCTTCCTGCGACGCCGCCATTTCGCTCGCGGCGTCCGAAATCAACCGGGGCGCAGGAATTCTGGGACGCGAAATTCGTACCACGAATATCGATGGCGGCAGGCCGCCCGCGCAGGTCGCGACCGAAGTGGCCGCGCTGCTGGCCACCGGCATGGTGCACGCGATCACCGGCTGGCACACCTCCGCGGTGCGGCGAGCGGTGGCCAAGGCGAACGACGGTCGTGTGCCGTATCTGTTCGCGGTCAGTCACGAGGGCCTGCCCGATGAATTGCCCGGCGTGCTGCTGGTCGGCGAGCACCCGGCGGGTCACACCGTCGCCGCGGTGCGCTGGCTCGGCAGCGAGCTCGGCGTGCGCCGCTGGGCCATCATCGGCAACGACTACATCTGGCCACGCGAGACGGCGAAAGCGGTGCGGCGCAGTCTGATCGACCCGGACGCCATCGTGCTGGAACGGTTCGTCCCGCTCGGCACGCCCAGCTTCGGCGAGTTCCTGCTGCACCCCGATCTCGACCGGGCCGACGGCGTCATCATCCTGATGGTCGGCGCGGACGTCGCGCGCTTCAACCGCCAGTTCTGCGCCATGGGCCGGGCCGCCGACCAGGTGCGGGTCAGCCCGGCCGCCGACGAGAACGTGCTGCTCGCGGGCGGCGCCGGCGCCAACCACAACCTCTACGTGCCGTCCAGCTTCTTCCTGAACGAGAAACTCACCGACGGCCGGGACCGCAAGGCCCGCTATCGCAGGATGCACGGCAGCTTCGCGCCCGCGCTCACCACCTTCAGCAACGCCACCTACGAGGCCATCCACGCGCTGCGCGGGTTGGCCGAGACCGTCGGCTCGCTGGACGTGCCTAGCCTGCAAGGCGCGCTCGCCGACGGTGTGCACTTCCAAACCCCCGGTGGGCCACGGGGATTCGTCGGCAACCAAGCGATCCAGCCCGGCTATCTGGCGCGGGCCGACGGCGTCGAATTCGACATCATCGACCGCATCTGGTGAGCCGCGCCGGAAACGCGAAACGGCCCGGATCGACCGGCTCCCGAGGCGGGAGCGCGGTACGACCCGGGCCGCGGTTTCGTGTCAGGCCGAGACGAGGGTGTCCAGCACCGAGAGGAACAGTCCGAGACCGTCGTCGCTCGGGCCGGTCAGCGGCTCGGTGGCGTGCTCGGGGTGCGGCATGAGACCGACCACCCGGCCGTTGGCCGAGGCGATGCCCGCGATGCCGCGCTGCGAGCCGTTCGGGTTGTCGCCCGAGTAGCGGAAGACCACCCGGCCCTCGCCTTCGAGCTCGTCGAGCACGGCGGCCGAGGCCTGGTAGCGGCCCTCACCGGACTTCAGCGGGACCAGGATCTGCGCGCCCGGCTCGTAGCGTGACGTCCACGCGGTGGAGACCGACTCGACGGTCAGCCACTCGTCGCGGCAGATGAAGTGCAGGCCCTCGTTGCGGGTGAGCGCGCCGGGCAGCAGACCGGCCTCGCACAGCACCTGGAAGCCGTTGCAGATGCCGAGCACCGGCATGCCCTGGCCCGCGGCCTGCACGACCTTGCCCATCACCGGCGCGAACCGGGCGATGGCGCCCGCGCGCAGGTAGTCGCCGTAGGAGAAGCCGCCGGGCACGACGACCGCGTCGACCTGCTTCAGATCGGCGTCGGCGTGCCACAGGTTGACCGCCTCGGCGCCCGCGAGACGCACCGCGCGCACGGCGTCGACGTCGTCGAGCGTGCCGGGAAAGGTGATGACCCCGATGCGCGCCGTCATGGGAGGCGAACCACCTTCCACTCCTCGATCACGGTGTTGGCGAGCAGGCCTTCGGCGATCTGCTCGAGCTCGGCGTCGCTGACGCTCTCGTCCACCTCGAGCTCGAATCGCTTGCCCTGCCGCACATCACCGATCCCGGCGAATCCCAGGCGCGGGAGCGCGCCGACAATGGCCTGCCCCTGCGGATCCAGGATTTCGGCCTTCGGCATCACCTCGACCACGACTCGTGCCACGCGTTGCTCCTCAGGTGGTGTGGGGGTTACCTGAGCAGCCTAGTTGTTCCGGTCGGGCGAGCTACCTGCGGGGTCGGGTGAAAATCGACACGCTGCCAATAGCATGGCGGAATGCGTATAGCCCATTTCGGCCACTCCTGCATCCTCGTCGAGCTGCACGGCACGAAGGTGCTCTTCGATCCGGGCACGTTCTCGCACGGCTTCGAGGGCATCACCGGCCTGGACGCCATCGCCGTCACCCACCAGCACCCCGACCACATCGACCCGAACCGCATCGACGCGCTGCTCGAGGCCAACCCGCAGGCCCGCGTGCTGTCCGATCCGCAGACCGCGGCCCAGCGCGGCGGGCGGTGGGAGGCCGTGCACGCGGGCAACGTGCTGCGGCTGGGCGACCTGCAGATCACCGGCGGTGGCGGCAGGCACGCGGTGATCCATCCGGACATCCCGGTGATCGACAACACCGTCTTCCAACTCGGCACCGCCGACGACCCCGCCCAGCTCGTGCACCCCGGCGACTCGCTCTGGGTTCCGCCGGTCCAGGTCGGTGTGCTCGCCATCCCCGCCGCCGCGCCGTGGATGCGGATCAGCGAGGCGGTCGACTACCTGCGCGCCGTCGCCCCGCGCACCGCGCTGCCCATCCACTTCGGCATCATCCAGGAGGAGGCCCGCGGCATCTACTTCGGCAGGCTCGCCGAAATGGGGCCGGAGGGAACCGAATTCACCGTGCTCGAACCGGAGAACCAGCGCGAATTCTGACCCTGCCGACCCAAGGTCACCTCGAGCCCGTCACGCACGGTGAAGGTGACCTTCAGTCGCGTCCGTAGGTGGTGAGGAAGATGGCCTCCGCCAGGGCCATGTGCTGGATTTCGGCGGGATCGACACTTTCGTTGGGGGCGTGGATGAGGCACTTCGGCTCCTCGACGCCGATCAGCATGATCTCGGCGTCGGGGTAGGTGTCGGCGAAGACGTTGCACAGCGGGATGGAACCGCCCTGACCCTGGGTGGTGGTCGGCCGGCCGTAGGAGGCGGCCAGCGCGGCGTCCATGGCGGCGCGCGCCGGGCCGCCGCTGGCGGAGCGGAACGGCGCTCCCTCGCCTTCCAGCTCGATGGTGAGCTTCGCGTGCAGCGGGGTCTTCGCCTCCAGGTGGGCGACGAGGGCGCGGTGCGCGTGCTCCGGCGTGATGCCCGGCGGAATGCGCAGGTTCAGGCGGGCGCGAGCGGCGGGCTGGATCGCCGCCGTCGAGCCGACCACCCGCGGCGCGTCGATGCCGAGCACGGTGAGAGCCGGTCGGGCCCAGAGCATTTCGGCGACCGTGCCGTCGCCGGAGAGCTCGACGCCGCCGAGCACGCCCGCGTCGTTGCGGAAGCGGTCGGGATCGTATTGCACGCCGTCCCAGTTCTGCCGGTTGTCCAGCCCGGCGACGGTGGTGTTGCCGTCGGCGTCGCGCAGCGTGGCGAGCACCTGGATCAGCGTGGCGAGCGCGTCCGGCGCCGCGCCGCCGAACATGCCCGAATGCAACGGCCCCGCAAGGGTTTCCACGGTGACGAGCACGTTCACGTTGCCGCGCAGGGTCTCCGTGAAGGTCGGCACGCCCGCCGCGAAGTTGCCGCAGTCGCCGATCACGATGGCGTCGGCGCGCAACAGGTCCGGGTTGGCGACGACGAACTTCTCCAGACCGCCGGTCCCCTGCTCCTCCGAGCCCTCGGCGACCAGCGTGACGCCAACGGGTAGCTCGGATCCGATGGCGCGCAGCGCCGTCAGATGCATGACGATGTTGCCCTTGCAGTCCGCCGCGCCGCGCCCGTACCAGCGACCGTCCTTCTCGGTGAGCTCCCAGGCAGGCGTGCGCCACGCGGCCTCGTCCAGCGGCGGCTGCACGTCGTAATGGCAGTAGAGCAGCACAGTCGGCGCTCCCGGCGGCGCCGGACGCGAGGCTATGACGGCCTTGCTGCCGTCCGGCGTCTCGTGCAACCCGACCTTGGTCAGTCCCACCGCGGCGAACGCGTCGGCCACCCACTGCGCGGCGCGCTCGCACTCCTCGGCCGGGAACTGCCGCGGGTCGGCCACGGACTTGAACGAAACCAGTTGCGCCAGATCGCGTTCGGCTTGCGGCATCAGCGCGGCGACGCGCGAGCGCAGATCGGCGGTATGCGGATCGTCGGAAGTCATTGGCAGCGACCTCACTTCATCGTGTCGTGTCGATTCGCACCTCGTCGAGGTGGCTGCCGAATCGGTCCGCACGGCGCAGGCCGATTCGACGGCGATCACCGTATCGCGATCGCCGTTCACCGGGCAGTTGCCGGGGGTGGGCGCGCCGAGTGCGACGATGCCGGTTGACGGTGCCGGTAGCCGCTCGGCATCCGCCTTCTGGGCGCGAATTGGCCGCCTATACCAGCGACGCATTGCAGAATGAGGTCCGCACCCGATCCGTGGCAATCGATGAGCAGCCTTGCTGGAGGCCCTGATGCCCGCTGAACCGGAATTCGACGATCTGTTCGCACGGCCCGCACTCGACCGCCCCGCGCCCAAGGAGCGCTTCCCGGACAAGGAGCTGCTCCCGCAGGTCGCCTACCAGATCGTGCACGACGAGCTGCTGCTCGACGGCGTCTCGCGGATGAACCTCGCCACCTTCTGCACCACCTGGGTCGACGACCAGGCGCGCAGGCTGATGAACGAGTCGCTGGACAAGAACATCGTCGACAAGGACGAATACCCGCAGACCGCGGAGCTGGAGCGCCGCTGCGCGCGGATGCTCGCCGACCTCTGGCACGCCCCGGATCCCGCGACCACGCATGGCACCTCGACCACCGGGTCCAGCGAGGCCGCGATGCTCGGCGGACTCGCCGCCAAGTTCCGCTGGCGCAAGCGCGGCGGTTCGGGCGCGCCGAACTTCGTCTGCGGGCCCGTGCAGGTCTGCTGGGAGAAGTTCGCCCGCTATTTCGACGTCGAGATTCGCCAGGTGCCGTTGCGCGGCGACCGGCTCACCATGCACCCCGACGACGTCGCCGCGCACTGCGACGAGAACACCATCATGGTGGTCGCCAATTTCGGCCAGACCTACACGGGACTGTTCGAGGACGTCGCGGGCATCGCGGGTGCGCTCGACGATCTCCAGTCCTCGAAGGGCCTGGACATCCCGCTGCACGTGGACGCGGCGAGCGGCGGTTTCCTCGCCCCGTTCACCGCCCCCGACGT from Nocardia bhagyanarayanae includes these protein-coding regions:
- a CDS encoding glutamate decarboxylase, giving the protein MPAEPEFDDLFARPALDRPAPKERFPDKELLPQVAYQIVHDELLLDGVSRMNLATFCTTWVDDQARRLMNESLDKNIVDKDEYPQTAELERRCARMLADLWHAPDPATTHGTSTTGSSEAAMLGGLAAKFRWRKRGGSGAPNFVCGPVQVCWEKFARYFDVEIRQVPLRGDRLTMHPDDVAAHCDENTIMVVANFGQTYTGLFEDVAGIAGALDDLQSSKGLDIPLHVDAASGGFLAPFTAPDVVWDFRLERVKSINSSGHKTGLAPLGAGWAVWRTADDLPAELIFDVDYLGGSMATFNLNFSRPGGQVITQYYDFIRLGRLGYTRLQEAIYRVAGHLAAGLTKFDGFELIHDGDPDRGIAAVCWRLTDSPGFNLYDLSDRLRTRGWLIAAYPLPPDRGSETVMRAVIRHGFTHDMVDLLLADIERSVRQLADHPLTVSLTRADAGGFTHNATPKVPAAKNPHGK
- a CDS encoding dipeptidase; the protein is MTSDDPHTADLRSRVAALMPQAERDLAQLVSFKSVADPRQFPAEECERAAQWVADAFAAVGLTKVGLHETPDGSKAVIASRPAPPGAPTVLLYCHYDVQPPLDEAAWRTPAWELTEKDGRWYGRGAADCKGNIVMHLTALRAIGSELPVGVTLVAEGSEEQGTGGLEKFVVANPDLLRADAIVIGDCGNFAAGVPTFTETLRGNVNVLVTVETLAGPLHSGMFGGAAPDALATLIQVLATLRDADGNTTVAGLDNRQNWDGVQYDPDRFRNDAGVLGGVELSGDGTVAEMLWARPALTVLGIDAPRVVGSTAAIQPAARARLNLRIPPGITPEHAHRALVAHLEAKTPLHAKLTIELEGEGAPFRSASGGPARAAMDAALAASYGRPTTTQGQGGSIPLCNVFADTYPDAEIMLIGVEEPKCLIHAPNESVDPAEIQHMALAEAIFLTTYGRD